The Pseudomonadota bacterium DNA segment TCTGGGCGCATCCGTTGTGCATGAAGGGTGCACGGTAGGCGATAGCGCGCAGCGACGGCACCTGAAAGAGCTCGCCTGGACGCCCCGTACCCACATCCTGGCTCGAGTTATCGGTCAACTTCGGCCCCGAGTGGCAGGTAGCGCAGGCGAGGTCGGCGGAGGCGAAGAGCCCGGCGCCGCGTTTGACCGCCGGATCGGCCTGCGAACGAGGCGCGGGCTTGGGCTCGAGCGCAAACAGCCAGTCCCGCAACGCCTCCATGC contains these protein-coding regions:
- a CDS encoding c-type cytochrome; amino-acid sequence: MEALRDWLFALEPKPAPRSQADPAVKRGAGLFASADLACATCHSGPKLTDNSSQDVGTGRPGELFQVPSLRAIAYRAPFMHNGCAQSLKQRFDKACGGGDKHGRTSRLSPAQLDDLVAYLESL